The proteins below come from a single candidate division WOR-3 bacterium genomic window:
- a CDS encoding RAMP superfamily CRISPR-associated protein produces METMIETRKLNIVLKTLEPFRIGGIEDVTSGRDNPIARIGGRLVIPGTSLKGALRAEIENYLIMKYWKNNKWLEEMRAFQPCIPSSKKLLTPGEKNLQEIGKYRKFACHYPCFEDPCGEENKSEDTKDDQKINEKEMHTICPVCYFLGAMKLIGFVRVPFLYSTVRYEKLYSSRLDRLTGNVVKKTNRPYQLVPKDTEFSGEMEIIIENRKLGWILGQPRPLPNTLGDKWLEGNTKTQDELIKEFIIDRLQAITMLGGYKSKGFGRVEIKVKDNS; encoded by the coding sequence GGATGTCACTTCAGGGAGAGATAACCCTATCGCTAGAATTGGTGGAAGGTTAGTAATACCCGGAACATCGCTTAAAGGAGCTCTACGAGCTGAAATAGAAAATTATTTAATTATGAAATATTGGAAAAACAATAAATGGTTAGAAGAAATGCGTGCGTTTCAACCGTGTATTCCGTCTTCTAAAAAGTTGTTAACACCCGGCGAAAAAAATCTTCAGGAGATAGGTAAATATAGGAAATTTGCATGTCATTACCCATGTTTTGAAGACCCGTGTGGCGAAGAAAATAAATCTGAAGATACTAAAGATGATCAAAAAATAAACGAAAAAGAAATGCATACAATATGTCCAGTTTGTTATTTTTTAGGGGCAATGAAATTAATAGGTTTTGTAAGAGTTCCCTTTTTGTATTCGACAGTGCGTTACGAAAAATTATACTCTTCTCGATTAGATCGATTAACTGGCAATGTTGTAAAAAAAACCAATCGCCCCTATCAATTGGTGCCTAAGGATACAGAATTTTCAGGCGAAATGGAAATAATAATTGAAAACAGGAAACTAGGTTGGATATTGGGACAACCAAGACCACTACCAAATACCCTAGGTGATAAATGGCTTGAAGGAAATACCAAGACCCAAGACGAATTGATTAAAGAATTCATCATTGACCGATTACAAGCAATTACTATGCTTGGCGGCTATAAATCAAAAGGATTTGGGCGGGTAGAGATAAAAGTTAAAGATAACAGTTAG
- the cas1 gene encoding CRISPR-associated endonuclease Cas1: MATLYLTEQGSKITRTSGRLVISKEGEVIQQIPIIKVERIVIYGRVKITIPVLELILTEDIPTAFLTIEGRLKGVLEPARSKNIILRIKQFERSRDPSFKLQFARSIVRGKISNQRRLIQRFSSHHPEIDFKPYLNQLNWLKDSISYETAISGLRGLEGKATALYFSAYAKLFKDEIKFTNRTRRPPRDPVNSLLSFGYTILVNEYFSLLSASGFDPYLSFYHAIGYGRPSLAIDLVEELRHPIIDMLVLDLIGRRILRLEDFTESQDGFYLTSEGRKAFFTNYERRMNREFIHPRENTITTMRKVMRDQVSKLLDTVMTNKEYEPYLIG; the protein is encoded by the coding sequence ATGGCGACTTTATACCTAACCGAGCAAGGTAGCAAGATTACCCGGACATCGGGGCGATTGGTAATCAGTAAAGAGGGTGAAGTTATTCAACAGATTCCAATTATAAAGGTCGAACGGATAGTTATCTACGGACGAGTAAAAATTACTATTCCGGTGTTAGAGTTAATACTGACTGAAGATATTCCTACGGCATTTCTAACTATTGAGGGTCGATTAAAGGGAGTTTTAGAACCGGCGCGTTCCAAAAATATTATTTTAAGGATAAAACAATTTGAACGGAGTAGGGATCCTTCGTTTAAACTACAGTTTGCTCGTTCAATTGTGCGTGGTAAAATTTCCAATCAACGACGACTGATTCAAAGATTTTCTAGTCACCACCCCGAAATAGATTTTAAGCCCTATCTAAATCAACTGAATTGGCTGAAAGATTCGATTAGCTACGAAACTGCGATTTCTGGTTTGCGGGGTCTTGAGGGAAAGGCTACAGCGCTATATTTTTCGGCTTACGCTAAACTTTTTAAGGACGAGATCAAGTTTACCAATCGAACACGCCGTCCGCCCAGGGATCCCGTGAATTCGCTTTTAAGTTTTGGCTATACTATTCTGGTAAACGAGTATTTCTCGTTGCTATCTGCGAGTGGTTTTGATCCATATTTAAGTTTTTATCATGCAATCGGTTATGGTCGCCCTTCTTTAGCGATAGATTTAGTGGAAGAGTTAAGGCACCCCATAATTGATATGTTGGTTCTGGATTTGATTGGCCGTCGAATTCTTCGGTTAGAAGATTTTACTGAAAGTCAAGATGGGTTTTATCTTACATCAGAAGGCCGCAAAGCGTTTTTTACTAACTATGAAAGGCGAATGAATAGAGAGTTTATTCATCCTCGCGAAAATACCATAACAACGATGCGTAAGGTAATGCGAGATCAGGTCAGCAAGTTATTAGACACGGTGATGACAAATAAGGAATACGAGCCTTATCTTATTGGGTAG
- the cas2 gene encoding CRISPR-associated endonuclease Cas2: MFLLVSYDIINNRRRSKVCNILKDYGKRVQFSVFECLLDSKDLIRLKAALLKLINEKEDNLRIYQLCESCKKNVLIYGNTKITEDEEVYII, from the coding sequence ATGTTTTTATTAGTAAGTTATGATATTATTAACAATCGGCGGCGTTCCAAAGTCTGTAACATTCTAAAAGATTATGGCAAACGCGTACAGTTTAGTGTTTTTGAGTGTCTACTGGACAGTAAAGATCTAATACGACTTAAAGCGGCTCTATTGAAATTAATAAATGAAAAGGAGGATAATCTTCGGATATATCAACTATGTGAAAGCTGTAAGAAGAATGTTCTAATTTATGGGAACACAAAGATAACAGAAGATGAAGAGGTTTACATTATCTAA
- the hprK gene encoding HPr(Ser) kinase/phosphatase, with protein MAENKTTEEVVKTITVNTFFIDQKDNLKLELLAGEEGLKLRKLVTPDIHRPGLALAGFTQAFPKERVQILGSTEITYLKTLTAPQRKNAINNVITFTPPCIIITNGSAAPEGLVALANKYKVPVFRTPLETTQIIHMLSSYLDYKLAPETYLHGDLVDVYGVGLLLVGESGIGKSECALDLVERGHRLVADDLIKVIKRSEVVIIGFSAAKTPKLKHHIEIRGVGIVDIYALYGIRAIRMQKRIEVQVELVRYTKELDYERVGLEDKYTEILGVKIPLVQIPVIPGKNLALVCEVIAKNYLLKILGYSPAKSFNEELVKLMTQKSEEAKLDPWIDYDIE; from the coding sequence ATGGCAGAAAATAAAACCACTGAAGAGGTTGTCAAAACAATTACAGTCAACACCTTTTTTATTGACCAAAAAGACAACCTCAAATTAGAACTCTTGGCCGGCGAAGAAGGTCTGAAGCTTCGAAAATTAGTCACGCCAGATATTCATCGGCCCGGTTTAGCCCTAGCTGGTTTTACGCAAGCATTTCCCAAAGAACGCGTGCAAATTTTAGGCAGCACCGAAATTACCTATCTTAAAACTCTAACCGCACCGCAGCGCAAAAATGCCATTAATAATGTAATAACTTTTACGCCGCCCTGTATTATCATTACCAATGGCTCAGCGGCACCCGAAGGACTTGTGGCTTTAGCTAATAAATATAAAGTGCCGGTCTTTCGCACGCCACTTGAGACAACCCAAATTATTCATATGCTTTCTAGTTACCTTGATTACAAGCTGGCTCCGGAGACTTATCTGCACGGTGATCTGGTTGATGTCTACGGGGTGGGTTTGTTATTAGTTGGTGAGTCAGGCATTGGTAAAAGCGAATGTGCCTTAGATTTAGTAGAACGCGGTCATCGATTAGTAGCTGACGATTTAATCAAGGTGATTAAGCGTAGCGAAGTCGTAATAATCGGTTTTAGTGCTGCGAAAACCCCAAAGCTTAAACATCATATTGAGATCCGCGGCGTGGGCATTGTCGACATCTATGCCTTATATGGCATCCGGGCCATCCGAATGCAAAAGCGCATCGAGGTCCAGGTAGAACTTGTCCGCTACACCAAAGAGTTAGACTACGAACGCGTCGGCCTTGAAGATAAATATACAGAAATTTTAGGGGTCAAAATTCCTTTAGTCCAAATTCCGGTTATTCCCGGCAAGAACTTAGCTTTGGTCTGTGAGGTGATTGCTAAAAATTACTTATTAAAAATCTTAGGCTACTCGCCAGCCAAATCGTTTAACGAAGAGCTTGTAAAATTAATGACCCAAAAAAGCGAAGAAGCCAAACTCGACCCATGGATTGATTACGATATTGAATAG
- the raiA gene encoding ribosome-associated translation inhibitor RaiA, protein MELNITARHFEVTDELKKFTEKKFKKLDRYKHLVVRTDLIVSDEKGLKVAEGKIAARGNFLVAKTSSHDIYLAIDELADKLLKQLKTFDSKLKSKKRA, encoded by the coding sequence ATGGAGCTTAATATCACGGCACGTCATTTTGAAGTCACCGACGAGCTTAAAAAATTTACCGAAAAGAAGTTTAAGAAACTGGACCGCTATAAACATTTAGTTGTGCGCACCGATCTGATTGTAAGCGATGAAAAGGGCCTAAAGGTTGCCGAAGGCAAAATTGCGGCTCGCGGTAATTTCTTGGTTGCCAAAACATCTTCTCATGATATCTATTTAGCCATAGATGAATTAGCTGATAAATTACTTAAGCAACTTAAAACTTTTGATAGTAAATTAAAAAGCAAAAAACGGGCTTAA
- a CDS encoding TspO/MBR family protein, whose translation MKDILKLIASILICELAGVLGSFFTRPNIPTWYNSLVKPSFAPPNWLFAPVWTVLFLLMGISLYLVWKEGFSNPAVRSAMTIFFIHLLVNILWSAVFFGLRFPLGGFFVIVALWFLILLTMIYFGAVSKLAAGLLVPYLLWVSFASVLNFMLYKLN comes from the coding sequence ATGAAAGATATCTTAAAATTAATTGCTAGTATTTTAATATGTGAACTGGCTGGAGTTTTGGGCTCATTTTTTACTCGACCGAATATTCCTACCTGGTATAACTCTTTGGTAAAACCATCATTTGCCCCGCCGAATTGGCTTTTTGCACCAGTCTGGACTGTGCTCTTCTTGCTCATGGGCATCTCGTTATATTTAGTCTGGAAAGAAGGCTTCAGCAACCCGGCGGTGCGTTCTGCCATGACGATTTTCTTTATTCATCTTTTAGTAAATATTTTATGGTCGGCGGTTTTCTTTGGACTGCGGTTTCCCTTGGGTGGCTTTTTTGTGATTGTGGCCTTATGGTTTTTAATTCTTTTAACCATGATTTATTTCGGGGCTGTCTCCAAACTGGCCGCTGGGCTATTGGTACCTTACTTGTTATGGGTGAGTTTTGCCTCGGTATTAAATTTTATGCTTTATAAGCTCAACTAA
- the tsaE gene encoding tRNA (adenosine(37)-N6)-threonylcarbamoyltransferase complex ATPase subunit type 1 TsaE has product MEYITNSPEETIELGKKLGAILKAGDILAFYGELGSGKTTMIKGICLGLGVSEAGIVKSPSFIIINEYQGRYPIYHIDLYRIQNPSEIISLGLDDYLEGSGVSIIEWAEKLPTPLPSRTIRIELEILNSTSRKIKLPGLTVNLH; this is encoded by the coding sequence ATGGAATATATTACTAACTCCCCGGAAGAGACGATCGAACTGGGTAAAAAACTTGGGGCAATCCTTAAAGCCGGTGATATATTGGCGTTTTATGGTGAGCTGGGAAGTGGCAAGACCACAATGATTAAGGGTATCTGCTTAGGCTTAGGGGTCAGCGAGGCCGGTATTGTTAAAAGTCCGTCGTTTATTATTATCAACGAATACCAAGGCCGGTATCCGATCTATCATATCGACTTATACCGCATTCAGAACCCTTCAGAAATTATCAGCTTAGGACTTGATGATTACCTAGAAGGCTCGGGGGTCAGTATTATCGAGTGGGCCGAAAAACTACCCACACCACTACCATCCCGAACAATTCGAATTGAACTGGAAATCCTTAATAGCACCAGCCGGAAAATAAAACTTCCGGGGCTAACTGTAAACTTACATTAA
- a CDS encoding acetyl-CoA C-acetyltransferase, with the protein MSAAKEIVIVSGARTPIGRFLGVLAPLQATDLGAAAIKEAVKRAGIDGPEVDGVIMGHVCPAGLGQAPARQAQIKAGLPPDIPALTINKVCGSGMMAIVLAAQQIKAGDAQIIVAGGQESMSNVPYYLHQLRLGNRMGEVKLVDGMIYDGIWCAFENVHMGMLGEFTAERSGITREMQDRWALGSHQKAVAAIKAGKFKDEIVPVSVPQKKGEAIIVDTDEGPRADTSLEALAKLKPAFKKEGGTITAGNAPSTNDGAAALVVTSEDIAQKKSLKPLARITAYATASVEPKMLFYAPVHAVRKILNKLQVDIDYFDLIEINEAFSAQVLADIKELNLNPDKVNVNGGAVALGHPIGASGARIVVTLLYALKDRGLKNGLAAICLGGGEAVAMAVEMI; encoded by the coding sequence ATGTCCGCAGCTAAAGAAATTGTCATTGTAAGTGGGGCCCGAACCCCGATTGGCCGATTTTTAGGCGTTTTAGCACCGCTTCAGGCTACCGATTTAGGTGCTGCGGCTATTAAAGAAGCCGTAAAACGGGCAGGCATTGACGGCCCAGAAGTTGACGGGGTAATTATGGGCCATGTCTGTCCAGCTGGCTTAGGTCAAGCCCCGGCGCGGCAAGCTCAAATTAAAGCTGGACTGCCGCCAGATATTCCAGCTCTCACAATTAATAAGGTATGCGGCTCGGGCATGATGGCTATTGTCTTGGCCGCCCAGCAGATTAAAGCCGGTGATGCCCAGATCATAGTTGCTGGTGGCCAGGAGTCGATGTCCAATGTGCCGTATTATCTGCATCAACTTCGACTCGGTAATCGCATGGGGGAGGTTAAGTTAGTTGATGGCATGATCTATGACGGCATCTGGTGTGCTTTTGAAAATGTCCATATGGGTATGCTCGGTGAATTTACCGCTGAACGGTCTGGGATTACTCGGGAAATGCAAGACCGGTGGGCTCTAGGTAGTCATCAGAAAGCGGTGGCGGCAATAAAGGCTGGCAAATTTAAAGACGAGATCGTGCCGGTCAGTGTACCTCAGAAAAAAGGCGAGGCGATAATCGTTGATACCGATGAAGGACCAAGAGCTGACACCTCACTAGAAGCGTTAGCTAAACTGAAACCAGCATTTAAAAAAGAAGGCGGCACGATTACCGCAGGTAATGCTCCAAGCACCAATGACGGTGCCGCAGCTCTGGTAGTTACCTCTGAGGATATTGCCCAGAAAAAAAGCTTAAAACCTTTAGCCAGAATTACCGCCTATGCCACAGCGAGCGTAGAACCGAAGATGCTTTTTTATGCGCCGGTCCATGCGGTAAGGAAAATTCTAAATAAACTTCAGGTAGATATTGATTACTTTGATTTAATCGAGATCAACGAAGCCTTTAGTGCTCAGGTTTTAGCGGATATCAAAGAGCTTAATCTTAACCCTGATAAGGTTAATGTCAATGGTGGTGCGGTGGCGTTAGGTCATCCCATTGGGGCCTCCGGGGCTCGGATCGTTGTGACATTACTTTATGCCCTCAAGGATCGGGGACTTAAAAATGGCTTGGCTGCAATCTGCTTGGGTGGTGGTGAAGCAGTGGCAATGGCTGTAGAGATGATTTAA
- a CDS encoding enoyl-CoA hydratase-related protein, producing the protein MENKNLLVTIEENIAIIKFNRPSVLNALNTETLLELETTLDELKTHERVRVIILTGEGKAFVAGADIAQMSKFSPEEARTFAQLGHRVLSKLENFECPVIAAINGYALGGGCEVALACDLRIIAETAKIGQPEVNLGIIPGFGGTQRLARLCGAGVAKELIYTGEMIDAQEAYRIGLVNKVVPQDKLLEAAKELARKILDKGPTAIKLTKSVINRGLDSPLETAKELEIETFALCFATGEPKEGMTAFLEKRKPNWVKP; encoded by the coding sequence ATGGAAAATAAAAACCTTTTAGTCACAATCGAAGAAAACATTGCGATTATTAAGTTTAATCGGCCAAGCGTTTTAAATGCCTTAAATACTGAGACCTTATTAGAATTAGAAACAACTTTAGATGAACTCAAAACCCATGAGCGGGTGCGAGTGATAATTCTAACCGGTGAAGGTAAGGCTTTTGTGGCTGGGGCTGACATCGCCCAGATGAGTAAGTTTAGTCCTGAGGAGGCTCGGACTTTTGCGCAACTTGGCCATCGGGTGCTTAGCAAGCTTGAAAACTTTGAGTGTCCGGTAATTGCTGCAATTAACGGCTATGCCTTAGGTGGCGGCTGTGAAGTTGCTTTGGCCTGTGATTTGCGCATCATAGCTGAGACTGCTAAGATCGGTCAACCTGAGGTCAATTTGGGTATTATCCCGGGCTTTGGCGGCACGCAACGCCTAGCTCGACTGTGTGGGGCTGGGGTAGCTAAAGAACTTATCTATACTGGCGAGATGATCGATGCCCAAGAGGCCTATCGCATCGGACTGGTCAATAAAGTTGTGCCCCAAGATAAATTATTAGAGGCCGCAAAAGAACTGGCTCGAAAGATTTTAGACAAAGGACCCACAGCCATAAAGCTTACCAAATCGGTCATCAATCGCGGTCTAGATAGTCCTTTGGAGACGGCCAAGGAACTAGAGATTGAAACCTTTGCGTTATGTTTTGCAACCGGCGAACCAAAAGAAGGAATGACCGCATTTTTAGAGAAAAGAAAACCCAATTGGGTAAAACCATAG
- a CDS encoding radical SAM protein codes for MTTNQKKNTTPFFWNPLINASVWAVRHRIVGLMVFNAFDFLVRRLILPKKRSAELPKKIVEDKYYMLRALLYSGLKESAPPKTLELLKNIFTLGYTQTKEEVPGFMVISPGKRCNLRCPDCYANSATEKDALDYEVLSRIVREAKETWHMRFFVISGGEPFIYQSHGKGIIDLAQENPDCLFLVYTNGLLINEAVAKRLGELGNITPAISVEGMKATTDRRRGAGTFDKILKVMSLLRQERVIFGISLTATRHNAYELLSDEFIDFFFNQQKARYAWLFHYMPIGRNPNPEMMPTVEERLWLYQRSWELIKKHKIMIADFWNHGTVSSGCIAAARPGGYFHIDWNGDVSPCVFFPFAVANINEIYKNNGHLQDILKTPLFEKIQEWQKSYGYQAPLTSRSDWLRPCPIRDHFLEALQLIKSSNPRPTDFSPLVMLSDNNFAQLMNSYNEALAEKTKPIWEGEYLR; via the coding sequence ATGACGACGAATCAAAAGAAGAATACGACACCGTTTTTTTGGAATCCCCTAATAAACGCGTCGGTGTGGGCAGTAAGGCATCGCATAGTTGGTCTTATGGTCTTTAATGCCTTTGACTTTCTGGTTCGAAGATTGATCTTACCAAAAAAGCGGTCGGCTGAGCTTCCGAAAAAAATCGTAGAAGATAAATACTATATGCTGCGTGCGCTTCTTTATTCGGGCTTAAAAGAAAGTGCCCCACCTAAGACTTTAGAATTATTAAAAAATATTTTTACTTTAGGTTACACTCAGACTAAAGAAGAAGTGCCCGGCTTTATGGTCATTAGTCCGGGCAAACGGTGTAATCTGCGCTGTCCGGATTGTTATGCCAATTCGGCAACGGAAAAAGATGCCTTAGATTATGAAGTATTGTCGCGTATTGTTCGTGAAGCCAAAGAGACTTGGCATATGCGATTCTTTGTCATCTCGGGTGGTGAGCCGTTTATCTATCAGAGCCATGGTAAAGGTATCATAGATCTAGCGCAAGAAAATCCGGACTGTCTGTTTTTAGTTTACACCAATGGCCTACTGATAAATGAGGCCGTAGCCAAAAGATTAGGTGAACTTGGCAACATTACCCCGGCCATCTCAGTTGAAGGTATGAAAGCAACCACGGATCGGCGCCGGGGCGCTGGAACTTTTGATAAAATCCTAAAAGTAATGTCACTTCTGCGACAAGAAAGGGTGATCTTTGGTATCTCGCTTACTGCGACGCGGCATAACGCCTACGAGCTTTTATCAGATGAGTTTATTGATTTCTTCTTTAATCAACAGAAAGCTCGCTATGCCTGGTTATTTCATTATATGCCAATTGGCCGAAATCCTAATCCTGAGATGATGCCCACAGTTGAGGAGCGACTTTGGCTTTATCAACGCAGCTGGGAGCTTATCAAAAAACATAAAATAATGATTGCCGACTTTTGGAATCACGGCACGGTCTCCTCAGGTTGTATCGCGGCAGCTCGGCCTGGTGGCTATTTTCATATTGATTGGAACGGTGATGTCTCGCCGTGCGTTTTCTTCCCGTTCGCAGTCGCCAATATTAACGAAATTTATAAAAACAACGGCCACCTACAAGATATCCTTAAAACCCCGCTATTTGAAAAAATTCAGGAATGGCAAAAAAGCTACGGATATCAAGCCCCTCTGACGAGTCGAAGTGACTGGTTAAGACCGTGTCCAATTCGGGACCATTTTCTTGAAGCTTTACAATTAATAAAATCGAGTAATCCCCGACCAACTGATTTTTCGCCGTTAGTAATGCTTTCGGATAACAATTTTGCCCAACTCATGAATAGCTATAACGAAGCCTTGGCCGAAAAGACCAAACCAATCTGGGAAGGCGAGTATCTCCGTTAA
- a CDS encoding polyhydroxyalkanoate synthesis regulator DNA-binding domain-containing protein, translating into MKRLIKRYRNRKLYDVYSGSFVNLLDLAQMIRSGDELVIIEHETKKDITDFVLIQVIIELIKNQARKVSLSRLLHSLIKANWTSLHHILKVLLASVPTAKFSETTARSTKTNHQKFNLGKILKSLQSSLAPTKSDEARKLKAKIAQLQKELKNLKSFTKNGG; encoded by the coding sequence ATGAAGCGACTAATTAAACGCTACCGGAACCGTAAGTTATATGATGTCTATTCGGGTAGTTTTGTGAATCTTTTAGATTTAGCCCAGATGATTAGAAGTGGTGATGAACTGGTAATTATTGAACACGAAACCAAAAAAGATATTACCGACTTTGTGTTAATTCAGGTGATAATCGAACTTATTAAAAATCAGGCGCGCAAGGTTTCCTTATCCCGACTTCTTCATAGTTTAATAAAAGCCAACTGGACCTCATTACATCATATTTTAAAAGTCCTATTAGCGTCGGTGCCTACAGCTAAGTTTTCTGAAACCACAGCTCGCTCGACTAAAACTAATCATCAGAAATTTAACTTAGGTAAAATTCTAAAATCTCTGCAATCATCTCTGGCTCCGACTAAGAGTGATGAGGCAAGAAAACTCAAGGCTAAAATTGCACAACTCCAAAAGGAGTTAAAAAATTTAAAATCATTTACTAAAAACGGAGGATGA
- a CDS encoding BCAM0308 family protein, which translates to MPKTRSQERSGPSPKLTDPYLVKKIPEPNICPGCGLVYYKKRWRKDEELKNTFTGPVYNQKCPACRKIEDHYPMGIVTISGNFWPTVKDQIINLIHHQEEKENFTNPLARIMSLTYRKDVLVVETTTENLAIMIGKALNRAYKGDLKISISDNKIARVNWERTVDLSKIK; encoded by the coding sequence ATGCCGAAAACACGTAGTCAAGAACGCTCCGGACCTAGTCCGAAGCTTACTGATCCTTATTTAGTCAAAAAAATTCCTGAGCCGAATATTTGTCCGGGGTGCGGGTTGGTGTATTATAAGAAAAGATGGCGCAAGGACGAAGAGTTAAAAAACACATTTACGGGCCCGGTATACAATCAGAAGTGTCCAGCTTGTCGCAAGATTGAAGATCATTATCCGATGGGGATTGTTACAATTAGCGGCAACTTTTGGCCAACAGTTAAAGACCAAATTATCAATTTAATTCACCATCAAGAAGAGAAAGAAAATTTTACGAATCCTTTAGCCCGGATTATGAGTCTAACTTATCGTAAAGATGTTCTGGTTGTGGAAACGACGACAGAAAATTTAGCGATTATGATTGGTAAAGCGCTCAATCGGGCGTATAAGGGTGATTTAAAGATTAGTATTAGTGATAACAAAATTGCTCGAGTCAACTGGGAACGAACAGTTGACTTAAGCAAAATAAAATAA
- the groES gene encoding co-chaperone GroES: MKLKPLADRIVVERIEEEMKKGSIIIPDTAKEKPQYGKVIAVGPGRLDDKGNRIPMEVKKGDLIIFSKYSGNEVKIDDKEYLIMREDDVLAIVEKEK; this comes from the coding sequence ATGAAACTAAAACCTTTAGCCGACCGTATCGTGGTCGAACGAATTGAAGAAGAAATGAAAAAAGGCAGTATTATCATTCCGGATACTGCCAAGGAAAAACCCCAATACGGTAAGGTAATTGCGGTTGGTCCGGGTCGACTGGATGACAAGGGTAATCGCATTCCGATGGAAGTTAAGAAAGGCGACTTAATCATCTTCAGCAAGTATTCCGGTAACGAAGTCAAGATTGACGACAAGGAATATCTGATTATGCGTGAAGATGATGTTTTAGCTATTGTGGAAAAAGAAAAATAA